From Granulimonas faecalis:
GGCACCGTCGAGCACCTGGACGGCCGCGCCCGGCGCAGCCTCGGTGCCGAGGCTCGTGCAGCCGGAGACGCGGCCGCCGCCCATGCGGGCCACGGCCCCCTGGCCGGAGACCCGGAGCGCGCAGGGGGAGGGCTCGGCCTCGGAGGGTGCGACGACCCAGCCGTCCAGGGCCGAGCAGGGGCCCAGGTTGACCGTGCCGTGGCAGTCGACCAGGCACGACGACGGCGCCGGCGCCCCGGGAGCGCCGGGTCTCGCCAGGAGGGCGCAGTCGAGGTCGAGGCGGCCGCCGCCGTCCACCGAGAGGAGGGGCGCGGTGCTGTCGCCCGGGGTCACGAGGAGCGAGCCGGCCAGGCGCAGGCGGCCCCCGTCGGCCACAGAGAACATCTGCGACACGCCCGGCGCGAAGCGCACCGACGTGGCGCAGCCCATGACGTCGAGGCTGCGGCCGGGGCCCACGGGGACGGGGCCGTCGACCACGACCGACGCAGGGAGGGCCGCCGCGGCGCAGCCGCCCTCGGCCACGAGGGCGCGCAGCTCGTGCCAGGTGGAGACGGGGACCGGGGCGCTCATGACGAGAAGGGTCCCACGAACCGCACCTCGGGCTCGAGTTCGACGCCGAAGCGCTCGCGGACGGTCTCGCGCACATGGGCGATGACGGCGGCGACGTCGGCGGCGGTGGCGCCGCCCAGGTTCACCACGAAGCCCGCGTGCTTCTCCGACACGGCTGCACCGCCCACGGTGTAGCCCTTGAGGCCGGCGTCGCCGATGAGCTTGCCGGCGAAGTGCCCCTCGGGGCGCTTGAAGGTGGAGCCGGCGCTGCCGAGCTCGAGGGGCTGCTTGGACGCGCGGCGCTCGGTGAGGTCGTCCATCTTGGAGCGGATCGCGTCCGCGTTGCCGGGGGCGAGCAGGAACGTGGCCGACACCACCGTGAGGCCGTCGGTGCGCACGCGGCTCGTGCGGTAGCCGAGGGCGAGGTCGGCGGCGGCGACGGTCTCGGTGTGGCCGTCGGGGAACACGCACTCGCACGACTCGAGGACGTCGGCGATGCAGCCGTCGTAGGCGCCGGCGTTCATGAAGACGGCGCCACCCACGGTGCCCGGGATGCCGCAGGCGAACTCGAGGCCCGTGAGGGAGAGGGCCGCCGCCATCTCGGAGGCCTCCGGGAGCGAGACGCCGGCCTGGCATGTGACGCGGCAGCCGTCGTGGGAGACGTCGTCGAGGCCGCGGGTCACGTCCACCACGACGCCGCGGTAGCCGGCGTCGGAGACCAGCAGGTCGGAGCCCTTGCCCAGGATGAGGTGGGGCGCGCCGTGCTCGCGGAGCACACGGAGGCAGGAGGCGAGTCCGCCCGCGCCCCGCGGCGTCACGAAGACGTCGGCGGGGCCGCCCAGGTGGAAGGTCGTGTGGGCCGCCATGGGCTCGCCCAGGGCCACGCAGTCCTCGCCGAGCTCGGCGCCCAGGGCCTCGGCCACGGCGTAGCGGTCGTAGCCCGACGCCATGGCGTCCACGATACGGGCGCAGCGCAGGGAGTCGGCCAGGGGCATGACGGGGCTCTCCTGGGCGCCGGAGAGCAGGGAGTCGGTGAACGAGGCGATCTCGGCCGAGAAGTCGTCGCCGGGCAGCGGGCACTCGACGAGCTCGTCGTCGGCGCCGTCGCGGCGCAGCACGGCGCGCTCCGGGCGGGTGACCTCCAGCACCTCGATGGAGCCGAGGCTGCCGGAGATGGTGACGCGGGAGTCGTCGGCGGCGTCGGCCGAGACGTCGACCGTGCACGCCACGTCGCCCAGGGTGAACTCGCAGCGGTCGGCGCGGTCCACCTCGTCGCGGTAGGTGTGGGAGCACGCGGAGACCGATATGGCGCCCCCGGCGTACTCGTCGGCCCAGGCGGCGCCGTAGATGCCGAGGTCGAGGGCCGCGCCGCCGCCCACGGGGTCGTTGTACCAGTGGCCGTCGCCGTGCTCGATGGTGCGCCTGAGGGTGAAGGCCACGGACCCCACCTCGCCGATGAGGCCGTCGACGACGAGGCCGCGGACCTTCTGGTAGAGCGGGGTGAAGCGCGGCTTCATGGCCTCTACGTAGAGGCGGTCGTGGTCCACGGCCGCCTGGGCCACCCGGGAGAACTCGGCCGCGGTGAGGGCCGCGGGCTTCTCGCAGAGCACCGCCTTGCCGGCCTCGAGGGCCTTGACGGACCACTCGGCATGCATGGACGCCGGCAGCGCTACGTAGACGGCGTCCACGTCGTCGCGGGCGAGCAGGGCGTCGTGGTCCGCGCAGGCGTCGCAGCGGAACTCGGAGGCGAAGGCCTCCACGTGGGCGGGGGTGCGGCCGCTGGCCGCGACGAGGGTGCCCCGGGGCTCCCCCGCGAGGGAGGCGGCGAACCTCTTGGCGATGGACCCTGCGCCGAGGATGCCCCACCTGACCGTATCTGACACGATTCCTACCTTCCGGCGCGCCGCGGGGACGCGCGAATGCTCGGTTCCAGGACATCCCGTGTTCTACCCCAACCGCGCCCGGGCTCCAAGGAGGCCCTTCGGGAAAGGGGGAGGGAGGTCCTGTCCATCAGTATAGAAGTAAAATTACAGGAATCAATCAGGTTCATTTTGGGTGGGACCTTTTGGCGCACTGCGCCCCGCCGCGTCCGTGCCATGATGGGCAGACCCTCAAACCGTCGCGAAAGGGGTCCCATGGACGTCCTCGTGTTGCTCCTGTCCGTCGTGGCCGCCGCCGCGGCCGTGGCCGCCTGCCTCGTGGCCACCCGCGCCGCCCGGGCTGCCGGTTCCACTGCCGCCGCGGTGTCCGACCTCGGGCGCCGCCAGGCTGACGACGCCGGCTCGCTCGCCTCGTCGCTCGCCCGCGTTGACGGTGCCCAGGGCCAGGGCCTGCGCTCCATGGAGGCCCTGCGTCAGGACGTGGCGTCCCGGCTCAGCTCCGTCGACGGCCGCCTCGACGCCATGTCGTCCACCGTGGGCCTGCAGCTGGCCCGCACCACCGACACCGTGGTGGGGCAGCTCTCCTCCATCCGCGAGGACAACGCGCGCCAGCTCGAGCAGATGCGCGCCACCGTGGACGAGAAGCTCGAGCGCACCCTCAACGACCGCCTGGCCACGTCGTTCCGCCAGATCAGCGACCAGCTGGAGTCGGTCCACCGCGGCCTCGGCTCCATGCAGGCCCTGGCGTCGGACGTGGGCGACCTGCGTCGGGTGCTCTCCAACGTCAAGACCCGCGGCATCCTGGGCGAGGTGCAGCTGGGCGCCATCCTGTCCGAGGTCATGGCGCCCGACCAGTACGCCTGCGACGTGGCCTGCAAGCCCGGCAGCCGTGACCGCGTGGAGTTTGCCGTCAAGGTGCCCGTGGAGGGCGGCGACCCGGTCCTGCTCCCCATCGACGCCAAGTTCCCCGGCGACCTCTACGCCCGCCTCGCGGACGCCCAGGGGGCGGGCGACGCCGAGGCCGCGGCCAAGGCGCGCAAGGAGCTGGAGGCACGCATCCGCCAGGAGGCCAGGGACATCTCCTCCAAGTACCTGGCCGTGCCGGCCACCACGGGCTTCGGCATCATGTTCCTGCCCTTCGAGGGCCTCTACGCCGAGGTGGTCTCCACCCCGGGCCTCGTGG
This genomic window contains:
- the murB gene encoding UDP-N-acetylmuramate dehydrogenase produces the protein MSDTVRWGILGAGSIAKRFAASLAGEPRGTLVAASGRTPAHVEAFASEFRCDACADHDALLARDDVDAVYVALPASMHAEWSVKALEAGKAVLCEKPAALTAAEFSRVAQAAVDHDRLYVEAMKPRFTPLYQKVRGLVVDGLIGEVGSVAFTLRRTIEHGDGHWYNDPVGGGAALDLGIYGAAWADEYAGGAISVSACSHTYRDEVDRADRCEFTLGDVACTVDVSADAADDSRVTISGSLGSIEVLEVTRPERAVLRRDGADDELVECPLPGDDFSAEIASFTDSLLSGAQESPVMPLADSLRCARIVDAMASGYDRYAVAEALGAELGEDCVALGEPMAAHTTFHLGGPADVFVTPRGAGGLASCLRVLREHGAPHLILGKGSDLLVSDAGYRGVVVDVTRGLDDVSHDGCRVTCQAGVSLPEASEMAAALSLTGLEFACGIPGTVGGAVFMNAGAYDGCIADVLESCECVFPDGHTETVAAADLALGYRTSRVRTDGLTVVSATFLLAPGNADAIRSKMDDLTERRASKQPLELGSAGSTFKRPEGHFAGKLIGDAGLKGYTVGGAAVSEKHAGFVVNLGGATAADVAAVIAHVRETVRERFGVELEPEVRFVGPFSS
- a CDS encoding DNA recombination protein RmuC, with the protein product MDVLVLLLSVVAAAAAVAACLVATRAARAAGSTAAAVSDLGRRQADDAGSLASSLARVDGAQGQGLRSMEALRQDVASRLSSVDGRLDAMSSTVGLQLARTTDTVVGQLSSIREDNARQLEQMRATVDEKLERTLNDRLATSFRQISDQLESVHRGLGSMQALASDVGDLRRVLSNVKTRGILGEVQLGAILSEVMAPDQYACDVACKPGSRDRVEFAVKVPVEGGDPVLLPIDAKFPGDLYARLADAQGAGDAEAAAKARKELEARIRQEARDISSKYLAVPATTGFGIMFLPFEGLYAEVVSTPGLVERLQREHSVVVAGPSTMAALLNSLQLSFQTFALQRQTNEVMAVLQAVRAELPRYQDALRQAKRRIDLAGDAVDKIITTRTNAMERTLRSVTLTDGAPAAPADALGAGDGDGGEGL